In Numida meleagris isolate 19003 breed g44 Domestic line chromosome 3, NumMel1.0, whole genome shotgun sequence, the following are encoded in one genomic region:
- the NEIL2 gene encoding endonuclease 8-like 2: protein MPEGPSVRKFQLLTSHFVGQVVAKVGGSSKKINVNDLNALRLQDSQVHGKNLFLAFVAASSPLGPSVEETVLQKEAATGASSLAQGGQEQVCAPLMHPQEEELTEELQNSRPGAPGAALGPGSWLRFHFGMFGSIRANEFSRASRANKRGDWKDPIPRLVLYFESGGFLVFYNCRMHWCSSPVADPTSDILSAEFHRGQALDALRTPRPICDTLLDQRYFSGLGNIIKNEVLYLAKIHPLTQGSLLAQSDLEHLLDCAVQFTSDWLRSKLQGKGLHLQIYQKEQCPLGHVVMKGTLGSPGGWKRLTWWCPQCQPAVLSADGDLTLDTE, encoded by the exons ATGCCAGAGGGCCCATCAGTGAGGAAATTCCAGCTGCTGACCTCCCATTTTGTGGGGCAAGTGGTGGCCAAGGTGGGGGGAAGCAGCAAGAAGATTAATGTGAATGACCTGAATGCCTTGAGGCTCCAGGATTCCCAG GTTCATGGCAAGAACTTATTCCTAGCATTTGTGGCAGCCAGCTCTCCCTTAGGACCAAGCGTGGAAGAGACAGTGCTGCAAAAAGAGGCTGCCACAGGGGCTAGTTCCCTTGCCCAGGGAGGGCAAGAGCAGGTTTGTGCTCCATTGATGCATCCCCAGGAAGAGGAGCTGACGGAGGAACTCCAGAACTCCAGACCTGGTGCCCCAGGTGCAGCATTGGGTCCAGGCAGTTGGCTGCGCTTCCACTTTGGCATGTTTGGCAGCATTCGGGCAAACGAGTTCTCAAGAGCAAGCAGAGCCAATAAGAGGGGGGACTGGAAGGACCCTATACCCAG GCTGGTGCTGTATTTTGAGAGTGGAGGCTTCCTCGTTTTCTACAACTGTCGAATGCACTGGTGCTCATCTCCAGTGGCTGATCCCACTTCTGACATCCTGTCTGCGGAGTTCCACCGTGGCCAGGCGCTGGATGCCCTCCGCACGCCCCGTCCCATCTGTGACACCCTCTTGGACCAGAGATACTTCTCAGGGCTGG GGAACATCATTAAGAATGAAGTCCTGTACCTAGCAAAGATCCATCCATTAACACAAGGATCTCTCTTGGCACAATCAGATCTGGAGCATCTGCTTGACTGTGCCGTTCAGTTCACCTCTGACTGGCTGCGGAGCAAGCTGCAAGGCAAAGGGCTGCACCTGCAGATCTACCAGAAAGAGCAGTGTCCTCTTGGGCATGTGGTGATGAAAGGAACCCTTGGATCCCCGGGTGGCTGGAAGAGGCTTACGTGGTGGTGTCCTCAGTGCCAACCTGCAGTGCTGTCAGCCGATGGGGATCTGACCCTGGACACTGAGTGA